One window of Microbacterium sediminis genomic DNA carries:
- a CDS encoding zinc-dependent alcohol dehydrogenase family protein, translating into MRATILSGPRDIRVEEVPDPQLATTGGGVGRDAIVRVVAACVCGSDLWPYRGVTQPKTPKRIGHEMVGVVEQVAADVTRVKPGDFVIAPFYDCCGACANCRNGFTTSCLEAGSWGGRDHWGLDVDGCQGELVRVPHADGTLKVVEGGMPDESLIPSLLTLSDVFLTGHHAAISAGVRPGSTVAVVGDGAVGLSGVLAAKRLGAERIVAMSRHESRQRLATAFGATDIVPQRGDEGIAALKEMFDGIGPDAVLECVGTKESMDQALRSARPGGQVGFVGVPNGGPELPVRTMFSTNVGVRGGVAPVRDYVDELLPEVLDGSLNPGAVFDATFSLDESAEAYAAMDERRAIKSLLRP; encoded by the coding sequence ATGCGTGCGACGATCCTCTCCGGTCCCCGTGACATCCGCGTCGAGGAGGTGCCCGATCCGCAGCTCGCCACCACGGGCGGCGGCGTGGGCCGCGACGCGATCGTGCGCGTGGTCGCGGCGTGCGTGTGCGGCTCGGACCTGTGGCCCTACCGCGGCGTGACCCAGCCGAAGACCCCCAAGCGCATCGGCCACGAGATGGTCGGCGTCGTGGAGCAGGTCGCCGCCGACGTGACGCGCGTGAAGCCGGGCGACTTCGTCATCGCCCCCTTCTACGACTGCTGCGGCGCGTGCGCCAACTGCCGCAACGGCTTCACGACCTCGTGCCTCGAGGCCGGCAGCTGGGGCGGCCGCGATCACTGGGGCCTCGACGTGGACGGCTGCCAGGGCGAGCTCGTGAGGGTGCCGCACGCGGACGGCACGCTGAAGGTCGTCGAGGGCGGGATGCCGGACGAGTCGCTGATCCCGAGCCTGCTGACCCTGTCGGACGTATTCCTCACGGGCCACCACGCCGCGATCTCGGCCGGCGTGCGTCCCGGCTCCACCGTGGCGGTGGTCGGCGACGGCGCGGTCGGGCTCTCGGGCGTGCTCGCCGCCAAGCGCCTGGGCGCCGAGCGGATCGTGGCGATGTCGCGCCACGAGTCGCGCCAGCGCCTGGCCACCGCGTTCGGCGCGACCGACATCGTGCCGCAGCGTGGCGACGAGGGCATCGCGGCCCTCAAGGAGATGTTCGACGGCATCGGTCCCGACGCGGTGCTGGAGTGCGTCGGCACGAAGGAGTCGATGGATCAGGCCCTGCGCTCCGCGCGTCCCGGCGGCCAGGTGGGCTTCGTGGGCGTGCCGAACGGGGGACCGGAGCTGCCGGTGCGCACGATGTTCTCCACGAACGTCGGCGTCCGCGGCGGCGTCGCGCCGGTGCGCGACTACGTCGACGAGCTGCTGCCCGAGGTCCTGGACGGATCGCTGAACCCGGGCGCGGTGTTCGACGCCACGTTCTCGCTCGACGAGTCGGCCGAGGCCTACGCCGCCATGGACGAGCGCCGCGCGATCAAGTCGCTGCTGCGCCCCTGA
- a CDS encoding TetR/AcrR family transcriptional regulator yields MPRRIDLDQRREQLAEAVWSTIRSSGIGAVSVRTVAAAAGVAVGSLRHVFPTRAELLRFSAELMVRRATERVTATVPTGDARADALALLVHLLPTQPDSRAELEVQLALIAEAPAVPELTQIRDHSMRQVRALARHIVDALAPGLTTARAEAEERRLAALTDGLALQLLAQPIDAPHAWAVGVLRDEIDRIAALA; encoded by the coding sequence ATGCCCCGACGGATCGACCTCGACCAGCGACGCGAGCAGCTCGCGGAGGCGGTGTGGAGCACCATCCGCAGCAGCGGCATCGGCGCCGTCTCGGTGCGCACGGTCGCGGCGGCGGCCGGCGTGGCGGTCGGCTCGCTGCGCCACGTGTTCCCGACCCGCGCCGAGCTGCTGCGGTTCTCGGCCGAGCTCATGGTCCGCCGCGCCACCGAGCGGGTGACGGCGACCGTGCCGACCGGCGACGCGCGCGCCGATGCGCTGGCCCTGCTCGTGCACCTGCTGCCCACGCAGCCCGACAGCCGCGCCGAGCTCGAGGTGCAGCTCGCCCTCATCGCGGAGGCGCCCGCGGTGCCCGAGCTCACGCAGATCCGCGATCATTCGATGCGGCAGGTGCGGGCGCTCGCCCGGCACATCGTCGACGCGCTCGCACCCGGCCTGACGACCGCCCGCGCGGAGGCGGAGGAGCGCCGACTGGCCGCGCTCACCGACGGCCTCGCGCTGCAGCTGCTGGCGCAGCCGATCGACGCGCCCCACGCGTGGGCGGTGGGGGTGCTGCGCGACGAGATCGACCGGATCGCCGCCCTCGCCTGA
- a CDS encoding DUF7059 domain-containing protein, with protein sequence MTPNADPELCRAFAADLAAARFRTEALRAAWGVEADDASGRGLRSPALRGLGDRRDALAVLARLLVFGIAQPLADVGAALPALGTEGLQRLGLAEIAGDVVEPRAIVRPQSFHDDRGPGEWWIASDLDELALGGGALAEDHVLGVGGASLTLAGLQLPTPARRVLDLGTGCGIQALRARRYADEVVATDISERALAFARLNAALNGTGGIDTRGGSLFDPVAGETFDRIVSNPPFVITPRAKGVPAYEYRDGGLIGDALVERVITGVGPHLAPGGTAQLLANWETRDGVAGLDRVRGWIESAPVPLDAWIVEREELDPIRYAEMWIRDGGTVPGSPAFDALLDAWLDDFAARGVTAIGFGYVLLRRAEGAPTLARYERVTNPIPSEGALGSHLAAALAEHDRAAALDDEALAAARLRTAADVTEARHHRPGEEAPSVIELRQGGGFGRSVQADPALAGFLGASDGELPAGVLIDAIAQILEADAAALRASLLPTIRELLLDGFLAFAD encoded by the coding sequence ATGACTCCGAACGCCGATCCCGAGCTGTGCCGCGCGTTCGCGGCCGACCTGGCCGCGGCCCGCTTCCGCACGGAGGCGCTGCGGGCGGCGTGGGGCGTGGAGGCCGACGACGCGAGCGGCCGCGGGCTGCGCTCCCCCGCGCTGCGTGGGCTCGGCGACCGGCGCGACGCCCTGGCGGTGCTCGCCCGCCTGCTCGTGTTCGGCATCGCGCAGCCGCTCGCCGACGTCGGCGCCGCGCTCCCCGCGCTCGGCACCGAGGGGCTGCAGCGGCTGGGGCTGGCCGAGATCGCCGGCGACGTCGTCGAGCCCCGCGCGATCGTGCGCCCGCAGTCGTTCCACGACGACCGCGGCCCGGGCGAGTGGTGGATCGCGAGCGATCTCGACGAGCTCGCCCTCGGCGGCGGTGCGCTCGCCGAGGACCACGTGCTCGGGGTCGGCGGCGCGTCGCTCACGCTCGCGGGCCTGCAGCTGCCCACGCCGGCGCGGCGGGTGCTCGACCTGGGCACCGGGTGCGGCATCCAGGCGCTGCGGGCCCGCCGCTACGCCGACGAGGTGGTCGCCACCGACATCTCCGAGCGCGCCCTCGCCTTCGCCCGGCTCAACGCGGCGCTGAACGGGACGGGCGGGATCGACACCCGCGGCGGCTCGCTGTTCGACCCGGTCGCGGGCGAGACGTTCGACCGGATCGTGAGCAACCCGCCGTTCGTGATCACGCCCCGCGCGAAGGGCGTGCCGGCCTACGAGTACCGCGACGGCGGGCTCATCGGCGATGCCCTCGTCGAGCGGGTGATCACGGGCGTCGGGCCGCACCTGGCGCCCGGCGGCACCGCCCAGCTGCTGGCCAACTGGGAGACGCGCGACGGGGTGGCGGGGCTCGATCGCGTGCGCGGCTGGATCGAATCGGCCCCCGTGCCGCTGGACGCGTGGATCGTGGAGCGCGAGGAGCTCGATCCCATCCGCTACGCCGAGATGTGGATCCGCGACGGCGGCACGGTGCCCGGCTCGCCCGCGTTCGACGCGCTGCTCGACGCGTGGCTCGACGACTTCGCCGCGCGCGGTGTGACCGCGATCGGCTTCGGGTACGTGCTGCTGCGCCGTGCCGAGGGCGCCCCGACGCTGGCGCGCTACGAGCGGGTGACCAACCCGATCCCGTCGGAGGGCGCGCTCGGCTCGCACCTGGCCGCGGCCCTCGCCGAGCACGATCGCGCCGCCGCCCTCGACGACGAGGCGCTCGCCGCCGCGCGGCTGCGCACCGCGGCCGACGTGACCGAGGCGCGCCACCACCGCCCCGGCGAGGAGGCGCCGAGCGTGATCGAGCTGCGCCAGGGCGGCGGATTCGGTCGCTCGGTGCAGGCCGACCCCGCGCTGGCCGGGTTCCTCGGCGCCTCGGACGGCGAGCTGCCGGCGGGCGTGCTCATCGATGCGATCGCGCAGATCCTCGAGGCCGACGCCGCGGCCCTGCGCGCCTCGCTGCTGCCGACGATCCGCGAGCTGCTGCTCGACGGCTTCCTCGCCTTCGCGGACTGA
- a CDS encoding DUF6049 family protein, which produces MSALRRLPRTTARRRRILAPLPAVLAVLLGMSAFAPTAAAAESVSPTPSADDGSGPQLTLEPVDDGLVGTEPITANVTVQAPIGLAGVPEGTVTLRIGTQPIADRAALDQWLDGADSTTFTDLDTADSDALAVGGTTTVALAEDTRTTPRAPGVYPLRAVLSAGGEQYQDDRLVLIEGETSPAVTVVVPITAPATDRGLLTADQLAALTAPDGSLSTQLEAAAGTQAALAVDPAIPAAIRVLGAQAPASALAWLERLETISNERFALAFGDADPSVQVAGGVSPPLTPISLAPYLPGAGGPEPTATPTPSPTPSPTSTAAPDPTALDPAELLSIGTALPGLQWPDPNAVDTATVEALAAAGETSLVPSTATAAGVDGSAVPSRGDGALVYDADASDLLSQAAATAEQAERDPLLDAARASMWLAAAESGAPVLVALARQGGVDTEDDAVDRDPSPRPADAVHDAVVSATSFDTRPLSALLADAPRPVEIAGPGPASDRVAAIAELHHGEQRLAQVGTVLSDPTLLTARARAEELQLLGASWSLHPEAWAAAMEGQRASLAELANGVGIVVSDVQLVSSEAPLPVWIRNDLPYPVTVTLITRPDDTRLAVQRVTEVVAAPDQNTRVRIPVEATIGSGQVRLDLSLVSPTGESIGTAQSMNVTVRADWERVGIVILSVLIVGLVVLGTIRTVRRRRRRADDTGEASDG; this is translated from the coding sequence ATGTCCGCTCTTCGTCGTCTCCCCCGCACGACCGCGCGCAGGCGGCGAATCCTCGCCCCCCTCCCCGCGGTGCTCGCGGTGCTCCTGGGGATGTCGGCCTTCGCGCCGACCGCGGCGGCCGCGGAATCCGTCAGCCCCACGCCGTCGGCCGACGACGGATCGGGCCCCCAGCTCACGCTCGAGCCGGTCGACGACGGCCTCGTCGGTACCGAGCCGATCACGGCGAACGTGACGGTGCAGGCGCCGATCGGGCTCGCCGGCGTGCCCGAGGGCACCGTGACCCTGCGGATCGGCACGCAGCCGATCGCCGATCGCGCGGCACTGGACCAGTGGCTCGACGGTGCCGACTCGACGACGTTCACGGATCTCGACACGGCCGACAGCGACGCCCTCGCCGTCGGCGGCACCACGACCGTGGCCCTCGCGGAGGACACCCGCACGACGCCGCGCGCGCCCGGCGTGTACCCGCTGCGCGCGGTGCTCAGCGCGGGCGGCGAGCAGTACCAGGACGACCGCCTCGTGCTCATCGAGGGCGAGACGAGCCCCGCGGTCACGGTCGTCGTGCCGATCACGGCCCCCGCCACCGACCGCGGCCTGCTCACCGCCGACCAGCTGGCGGCCCTCACCGCCCCCGATGGGTCGCTCTCCACGCAGCTCGAGGCGGCCGCCGGCACCCAGGCCGCGCTGGCGGTCGACCCCGCGATCCCGGCGGCCATCCGCGTGCTCGGCGCGCAGGCGCCCGCGAGCGCCCTGGCGTGGCTGGAGCGCCTCGAGACGATCTCGAACGAGCGCTTCGCCCTCGCGTTCGGCGACGCCGACCCGTCGGTGCAGGTCGCCGGCGGCGTCTCGCCACCGCTCACGCCGATCAGTCTCGCGCCCTACCTTCCCGGCGCCGGTGGCCCCGAGCCCACCGCGACGCCCACGCCGTCGCCGACCCCCTCGCCCACGTCGACGGCCGCCCCCGACCCCACCGCGCTCGACCCGGCCGAGCTGCTCTCCATCGGCACCGCGCTGCCGGGGCTGCAGTGGCCCGATCCGAACGCCGTCGACACCGCCACGGTCGAGGCCCTGGCCGCGGCGGGGGAGACCTCGCTCGTGCCGTCCACCGCGACCGCGGCGGGCGTCGACGGATCGGCCGTCCCGTCGCGCGGAGACGGCGCCCTCGTCTACGACGCCGACGCATCCGATCTGCTCTCGCAGGCCGCCGCCACCGCCGAGCAGGCCGAGCGCGACCCGCTCCTCGACGCGGCCCGCGCGTCGATGTGGCTCGCCGCCGCCGAGTCCGGCGCGCCCGTGCTCGTCGCGCTCGCGCGGCAGGGCGGGGTCGACACCGAGGACGACGCCGTCGACCGCGACCCCTCGCCGCGACCGGCCGACGCCGTGCACGACGCGGTGGTCAGCGCCACCTCGTTCGACACCCGCCCGCTCTCGGCCCTCCTCGCCGACGCCCCGCGCCCGGTCGAGATCGCCGGCCCCGGCCCGGCGAGCGACCGTGTCGCGGCCATCGCGGAGCTGCACCACGGCGAGCAGCGCCTCGCGCAGGTGGGCACGGTGCTGAGCGATCCCACGCTGCTGACCGCGCGCGCCCGCGCCGAGGAGCTGCAGCTGCTCGGCGCCTCGTGGAGCCTGCACCCCGAGGCGTGGGCGGCGGCCATGGAGGGCCAGCGCGCCTCGCTCGCCGAGCTCGCCAACGGCGTCGGGATCGTCGTGAGCGACGTGCAGCTGGTCAGCTCCGAGGCGCCGCTGCCGGTGTGGATCCGCAACGACCTGCCCTACCCCGTCACCGTCACGCTCATCACGCGGCCCGACGACACGCGCCTCGCCGTGCAGCGCGTCACCGAGGTCGTGGCCGCGCCCGACCAGAACACGCGCGTGCGCATCCCCGTGGAGGCGACAATCGGCAGCGGCCAGGTCCGCCTCGACCTGTCGCTCGTGAGCCCGACGGGCGAATCGATCGGCACCGCCCAGTCCATGAACGTCACCGTCCGCGCCGACTGGGAGCGCGTCGGGATCGTGATCCTCTCGGTGCTGATCGTGGGGCTTGTCGTGCTCGGCACGATCCGCACCGTCCGCCGGCGCCGCCGCCGTGCGGACGACACCGGGGAGGCCTCGGATGGCTAG
- the murJ gene encoding murein biosynthesis integral membrane protein MurJ, with protein MASLGRSSALIAAGTLASRVTGLLRTIVLVAVIGSFGSPAADAFATANQLPNNIYTVISTGILTAVIVPQIVRVSTRSDGGREFISKLFTLGTVVLLAATAIAMILAPVIVWLYVPRFSAEQQALAVAFAYWCLPQVLFYGLYALVGETLNAKGVFGPFAWAPVVNNVVSIAGFGVIIALTGGDVTEVTEWTPGMIALLAGTATLGIVAQALVLFAFWRGTGLHLRPDFRWRGVGLGDIGRLAGWTFLMMLVGQVAGWIQSRVVSEASGDAGIAVMQNAWLVFMLPYSVIVMAIGTPYFTQLSAHAHEGRDDAVRADVGRAIRTLGLFVVIATAALAAAAVPATRVFTQRAGDAVASAPVLLAFLVCLVPLAVQFVVQRTFYAYGDTRTPFLFTLFQGALVIGFAYLADAILPVELLTAGVALGQALASTLQVVLATWLLRRRIGSFELGRSLWALGRFALAAVPAALAGWGVYLWTGGADGWMTASMLQGALGTVLVGAVAVAIYVALLAAFRAPELSVAGGMLRRLLRR; from the coding sequence ATGGCTAGCCTCGGCCGCTCCAGCGCCCTCATCGCGGCGGGCACGCTCGCCTCGCGCGTGACCGGGCTGCTGCGCACGATCGTCCTCGTCGCCGTGATCGGCTCGTTCGGCTCGCCGGCGGCCGACGCCTTCGCGACCGCCAACCAGCTGCCCAACAACATCTACACCGTCATCTCCACGGGCATCCTCACCGCGGTGATCGTGCCGCAGATCGTGCGGGTGTCCACGCGCAGCGACGGCGGCCGCGAGTTCATCTCGAAGCTGTTCACGCTCGGCACGGTCGTGCTGCTGGCCGCGACGGCGATCGCGATGATCCTCGCGCCCGTGATCGTGTGGCTGTACGTGCCGAGGTTCTCGGCCGAGCAGCAGGCGCTCGCGGTCGCCTTCGCCTACTGGTGCCTGCCGCAGGTGCTGTTCTACGGGCTCTACGCCCTCGTGGGGGAGACCCTCAACGCCAAGGGCGTCTTCGGGCCGTTCGCGTGGGCTCCCGTGGTCAACAACGTCGTCTCGATCGCGGGCTTCGGGGTGATCATCGCGCTCACGGGCGGCGACGTGACCGAGGTGACCGAGTGGACGCCCGGCATGATCGCGCTGCTCGCCGGCACCGCGACGCTCGGCATCGTCGCGCAGGCGCTCGTGCTGTTCGCGTTCTGGCGCGGCACCGGCCTGCACCTGCGGCCCGACTTCCGCTGGCGCGGCGTCGGGCTGGGCGACATCGGCCGCCTCGCCGGCTGGACGTTCCTCATGATGCTCGTCGGCCAGGTCGCCGGCTGGATCCAGTCGCGGGTGGTCTCGGAGGCGTCGGGCGATGCGGGCATCGCGGTGATGCAGAACGCGTGGCTCGTGTTCATGCTCCCGTACTCCGTGATCGTGATGGCGATCGGCACCCCCTACTTCACGCAGCTGTCGGCGCACGCCCACGAGGGCCGCGACGACGCCGTGCGCGCCGACGTGGGCCGCGCCATCCGCACCCTCGGGCTCTTCGTCGTGATCGCCACCGCCGCCCTCGCCGCGGCCGCCGTGCCGGCCACCCGCGTGTTCACCCAGCGCGCCGGCGACGCGGTGGCGTCGGCGCCCGTGCTGCTCGCGTTCCTCGTGTGCCTCGTGCCGCTGGCGGTGCAGTTCGTCGTGCAGCGCACGTTCTACGCCTACGGCGACACCCGCACGCCGTTCCTGTTCACCCTGTTCCAGGGCGCGCTCGTGATCGGCTTCGCGTACCTGGCCGACGCGATCCTGCCCGTCGAGCTGCTCACGGCCGGCGTCGCCCTGGGCCAGGCGCTCGCGAGCACGCTGCAGGTGGTGCTGGCCACGTGGCTGCTGCGCCGGAGGATCGGATCGTTCGAGCTCGGCCGCTCGCTGTGGGCGCTCGGCCGCTTCGCCCTCGCCGCCGTCCCCGCCGCCCTCGCGGGATGGGGCGTGTACCTGTGGACGGGCGGCGCCGACGGGTGGATGACCGCGAGCATGCTGCAGGGCGCCCTCGGGACCGTCCTCGTCGGCGCCGTCGCCGTCGCGATCTACGTCGCGCTGCTGGCCGCGTTCCGCGCCCCCGAGCTCTCGGTCGCCGGCGGCATGCTGCGCCGGCTGCTCAGGCGCTGA
- a CDS encoding TIM-barrel domain-containing protein — MTTRTLRSRIAAAAALALALSLGIAAPSQADDAEPIVATTQSPGYSEVGSWSTARDPSYDGVRPRFTRTAGDTATWVITVPEAGRYGVETYYTSSVDNGKRVRYAWTGQEGEPVVVDQTANGSRWNRLGTVELEAGAELALTVTASDGSAVTAPSLGAITRADAVRLVPLGPACGSVTAPVERSNAPTQVFDGYRLVQHGTVVRVQADDWAWELDRDRARYALKSGDELVARAHADTGLLLGGDPAELCEAVAATLVGADADGPTFEVLFSDGRTADPEVTVHADRVTLRLAPHDDRPAYLRGQLAGGQAPAYGLGDLGGWSGDLDVYGTKALDYYAQNADGTTEQRFVSNFTVFPDRRFAQVAFWDGSQAIQIDDDATLLGANAATALDIDYFFGDMETIYAAYRDARHDAGYADARPDYAFFGVGYESYGALGYNTNQATITASVAEYLERGFPISWAVTGSGFWPYVGTQQGTTSSFGMWGEKYPDPAAYKQFFADNDIALILGLRQSFPALPEDGGTYDPAKDGPWVTEAIEKGYLIADADGSPRTFSTISFPAGRVYLLDPDNPEAVAWFVENSRAWEADGFKEDHMFNATANGFPRNDLVNPVNEALAEDGNLVMVRNSAYSVGGSILRINDTDYNHGPADRDRTAINGLAYATSGQPNFYPDIVGGRMMPDLATNADKQRFLARNAMFAAMSPSMSFGNEPWVMSDASLVAATVKAAQWHAEYQPYLYSEAIASFESGYPSTATPLPIAFPDDPATYGLVSAEAKQYEWMVGPSLLVAPLYGSDATTATARDVYLPEGEWMDIETGERFTGPVTLEDREQPFGKIPAFVGGSGIVVHQVGDAVHAQVFPVAPAGAEYRYTAADGESTSTITVEADPDAGEVRAIDDAGGAVPHTVDPVTGAIDFAVQPGSDYRVVSA, encoded by the coding sequence ATGACCACCAGAACCCTCCGCTCCCGCATCGCCGCGGCGGCCGCGCTCGCCTTGGCGCTCAGCCTCGGCATCGCGGCGCCGTCGCAGGCCGACGACGCCGAGCCGATCGTCGCCACCACCCAGTCGCCCGGCTACAGCGAGGTCGGCTCGTGGTCGACCGCGCGCGATCCCAGCTATGACGGCGTCCGCCCGCGCTTCACCCGCACGGCGGGAGACACCGCGACATGGGTGATCACGGTGCCCGAGGCCGGGCGCTACGGCGTGGAGACGTATTACACGAGCAGCGTCGACAACGGCAAGCGGGTGCGATACGCCTGGACCGGTCAGGAGGGCGAGCCCGTGGTCGTCGACCAGACCGCGAACGGCTCGCGCTGGAATCGGCTGGGCACCGTCGAGCTGGAGGCGGGCGCCGAGCTCGCCCTCACCGTCACCGCGAGCGACGGCTCGGCGGTGACCGCGCCCTCGCTCGGGGCCATCACCCGCGCCGACGCCGTGCGGCTCGTGCCGCTCGGGCCCGCGTGCGGAAGCGTGACGGCGCCGGTGGAGCGCAGCAACGCGCCCACGCAGGTGTTCGACGGCTACCGTCTCGTGCAGCACGGCACGGTCGTGCGGGTGCAGGCCGACGACTGGGCCTGGGAGCTCGACCGCGATCGCGCCCGGTATGCGCTCAAGAGCGGCGACGAGCTGGTGGCGCGCGCGCACGCCGACACGGGACTGCTGCTCGGGGGCGACCCCGCCGAGCTGTGCGAGGCCGTCGCCGCGACCCTCGTCGGCGCCGATGCGGACGGCCCGACGTTCGAGGTGCTGTTCTCGGACGGGCGCACCGCCGATCCCGAGGTGACGGTGCACGCCGATCGCGTGACGCTCCGGCTCGCCCCGCACGACGACCGCCCGGCCTACCTGCGCGGCCAGCTCGCCGGCGGCCAGGCACCCGCCTACGGCCTGGGCGACCTCGGCGGCTGGAGCGGCGACCTCGACGTGTACGGCACGAAGGCGCTGGACTACTACGCCCAGAACGCCGACGGCACCACCGAGCAGCGATTCGTCTCGAACTTCACGGTGTTCCCCGACCGGCGGTTCGCGCAGGTGGCGTTCTGGGACGGCAGCCAGGCGATCCAGATCGACGACGACGCCACCCTCCTCGGGGCGAACGCCGCCACGGCCCTGGACATCGACTACTTCTTCGGCGACATGGAGACGATCTACGCCGCCTATCGCGACGCCCGACACGACGCCGGCTACGCGGACGCGCGGCCGGACTATGCGTTCTTCGGCGTCGGCTACGAGTCGTACGGCGCGCTGGGGTACAACACCAACCAGGCCACGATCACCGCGTCGGTGGCCGAGTACCTCGAGCGCGGCTTCCCGATCTCGTGGGCCGTGACCGGATCGGGGTTCTGGCCGTACGTCGGCACGCAGCAGGGCACGACCTCGAGCTTCGGCATGTGGGGCGAGAAGTACCCGGATCCCGCGGCGTACAAGCAGTTCTTCGCCGACAACGACATCGCCCTCATCCTGGGGCTGCGGCAGTCGTTCCCGGCGCTGCCCGAGGACGGCGGCACGTACGATCCGGCCAAGGACGGCCCGTGGGTGACGGAGGCGATCGAGAAGGGCTACCTGATCGCCGACGCCGACGGCTCGCCGCGGACCTTCTCGACCATCTCGTTCCCCGCGGGCCGGGTCTACCTGCTCGACCCCGACAATCCCGAGGCGGTCGCCTGGTTCGTCGAGAACTCCCGCGCGTGGGAGGCCGACGGCTTCAAGGAGGACCACATGTTCAACGCCACGGCCAACGGGTTCCCCCGCAACGACCTGGTGAACCCGGTCAACGAGGCGCTCGCCGAGGACGGCAACCTCGTGATGGTGCGCAACAGCGCCTACTCCGTGGGCGGATCGATCCTGCGGATCAACGACACCGACTACAACCACGGCCCGGCGGACCGCGACCGCACCGCGATCAACGGGCTCGCCTACGCGACGAGCGGCCAGCCGAACTTCTACCCCGACATCGTCGGCGGGCGCATGATGCCCGATCTGGCCACCAACGCCGACAAGCAGCGCTTCCTCGCCCGCAACGCGATGTTCGCCGCGATGTCGCCCTCGATGTCGTTCGGGAACGAGCCGTGGGTGATGAGCGACGCCTCGCTCGTGGCGGCGACGGTCAAGGCCGCGCAGTGGCACGCCGAGTACCAGCCGTACCTCTACTCCGAGGCGATCGCCTCGTTCGAGAGCGGGTACCCGTCGACGGCGACCCCGCTGCCGATCGCGTTCCCCGACGACCCCGCCACGTACGGGCTCGTCTCGGCCGAGGCGAAGCAGTACGAGTGGATGGTCGGCCCCTCGTTGCTGGTCGCACCGCTCTACGGCAGCGACGCCACGACGGCCACGGCGCGTGACGTGTACCTGCCCGAGGGCGAGTGGATGGACATCGAGACGGGCGAGCGGTTCACGGGACCGGTCACGCTGGAGGATCGCGAGCAGCCGTTCGGGAAGATCCCGGCGTTCGTGGGTGGCAGCGGCATCGTCGTCCATCAGGTCGGCGACGCGGTGCACGCCCAGGTGTTCCCCGTCGCGCCGGCCGGGGCGGAGTACCGCTACACCGCCGCGGACGGCGAGTCGACCTCCACGATCACCGTCGAGGCCGACCCGGACGCCGGCGAGGTGCGGGCGATCGACGACGCGGGCGGCGCGGTGCCGCACACGGTCGATCCCGTCACCGGGGCGATCGACTTCGCGGTGCAGCCCGGGTCGGACTACCGCGTGGTCAGCGCCTGA